The Longimicrobium sp. sequence GACGCGTTCGACGCCGGGTACACGCCGCTGGGGAACGACGGGCCGGTGTTCTACTTCGCCACCGACAACGCGGCGCCGCGGGGGCGGGTGGTCGCGGTGGACCTGCGCGACCCGGCGCCGGCGCGCTGGCGGACGATCGTGCCCGAGGGGCCCGACGCGATCGTCGGCTCGCGGCGGGTGAACGGGAAGTTCGTGCTGTCGACGCTGCACGACGTGGCCGCGAAGCTGCGCGTCTACAACGCCGACGGAACCTCCGCGGGCGAGGTGCCGCTCCCCGGGCCGGGCGCGGTGTCGGGGCTGCAGGGGCGCTCGGGCGACCGCGAGCTCTTCTTCACCTTCGCCAGCTTCCTGTCGCCGGCGACGGTGTACCGGTACGACTTCGCCACGCGGCGGGCGGAGCCGGTGTGGCCGGTGAGGACCGGGTTCGACGCGAGCCGGTACGTGACGGAGCAGGTGTTCTACACCAGCCGCGACGGCGCACGCATCCCCATGTTCATCACCCACCGCCGCGGGATGGCGATGGACGGGAACAACCCCACGCTCCTTTACGGCTACGGGGGATTCAACTCGGCGGTGCTGCCGGCGTACTCCAGCGCGGTTGCCGTGTGGCTGGAGATGGGCGGCGTCTACGCGTCGGCCAACCTGCGCGGCGGCAACGAGTACGGCGAGGCGTGGCACCAGGCGGGGATGCTGGCCAACAAGCAGAACGTGTTCGACGACTTCATCGCCGCGGGCGAGTACCTGGTGGCGCAGAAGTACACGTCGCCTTCGAAGCTGGCGATCTCGGGCGGGTCCAACGGCGGGCTGCTGGTGGGCACGGTGCTGAACCAGCGGCCGGACCTGTTCGGCGGGGCGCTCCCCGCGGTGGGGGTGATGGACATGCTGCGCTTCAACAAGTTCACCATCGGCTGGGCGTGGGTGTCGGACTACGGCTCGCCGCAGGACCCGGCGCAGTTCCGCACGCTGTACGCGTACTCGCCGCTGCACAACATCAGGGCGGGAACGCGCTTTCCGGCGACGCTGATCACCACGGGCGACCACGACGACCGCGTGGTGCCCGGGCACTCGTTCAAGTACGCGGCGGCGATGCAGGCCGCGCAGGCGGGCGACGCGCCGGTGCTGATCCGCATCGAGACGCGCGCGGGCCACGGCGCGGGCAAGCCCACGGCGATGCAGATCGAGGAGGCGGCGGACCGGTGGGCGTTCCTCGTCCGCGCGCTGGGAATGAGGGTGGAGATGTAAGCAGTGCCGGGTTGCAGATCGGAGGGCCCGACCGCCGATGCGGCCGGGCCCTTCGTCTTCCCGATGCTGCGGTCTCAGGTCGCGGCCGGGAGCCCGGCGGAGTCTCCGTCCGCCGCCAGCGGGGGGGAATACGCGAGGGCGGCCGGGAGCGTTGCAGACGCCGGCCGTGGCGTGCTCACCTTCCGGGGCGGCGCGCTGCCGGACTCGCTAACCCAGTCGGCCAGAAGTGCGAGCGCGCCGGGATGCTCATAGGGAGCGCTGTGCGCGAGCCGCGTGACGGGTGCTTCGCTGATGGCCCTCCGATTAACCCCGGCCCAGGCCAGCGTGGCCAGCGCCCGGCGGCGTTCATCACCCATGTACGGCCACGCATCGCGGGTGGAGAACAGGTGGACCGGCCACGATCCGGGAGGTGTGGGCTCGGCGCTGACCTCGAGGAACATGTTGGTAATGCCGAAGCTACGTCCGAACGTGAGAAGCACGATGCTCAGCATGCCCACGGAAAGCAGGACCAGAACGCCGAGCACCAGTGTCAGCAGCAGGAAAACCGGAAGCACGGGAACGGCCACGAGCAATGCCGCGGCACAGGCGAGCCACTCACGGAGGGTCGTCGGCCGGGTACGCCAACCGAGAAGCCTCTGGAACCGCGCCGCGGGCCCGGA is a genomic window containing:
- a CDS encoding prolyl oligopeptidase family serine peptidase — protein: MNILRLARAGLVLAAAVTPLAAGAQRPAYPTTRTVEQADDYHGTRVADPYRWLEDTDAPETRAWITAQNALTEQYLAAIPERARIQARLTELWNFPRWGSPARRSGRYFYFKNTGLQNQSVLYVAPSPRGEPRVLLDPNTLRADGTEALTTAQYTDDGRLLGYGVASGGSDWQEFRVREVDTGRDLPDRLRWIKFSDMAWTKDGRGFFYARYPEPSGNALTAAVHDQKLYYHRIGEPQERDVLVYQRSDEPDFIYYPRVTEDGRYLEISVSKGSDRRNRIYVMDLGDPARPRVQGQMVRMLDAFDAGYTPLGNDGPVFYFATDNAAPRGRVVAVDLRDPAPARWRTIVPEGPDAIVGSRRVNGKFVLSTLHDVAAKLRVYNADGTSAGEVPLPGPGAVSGLQGRSGDRELFFTFASFLSPATVYRYDFATRRAEPVWPVRTGFDASRYVTEQVFYTSRDGARIPMFITHRRGMAMDGNNPTLLYGYGGFNSAVLPAYSSAVAVWLEMGGVYASANLRGGNEYGEAWHQAGMLANKQNVFDDFIAAGEYLVAQKYTSPSKLAISGGSNGGLLVGTVLNQRPDLFGGALPAVGVMDMLRFNKFTIGWAWVSDYGSPQDPAQFRTLYAYSPLHNIRAGTRFPATLITTGDHDDRVVPGHSFKYAAAMQAAQAGDAPVLIRIETRAGHGAGKPTAMQIEEAADRWAFLVRALGMRVEM